A region of Malaciobacter marinus DNA encodes the following proteins:
- a CDS encoding MFS transporter: MKKKIDNLYSKLANEEDARVCKAIDESACKVVPGNFFLTIISYFFSKLADAVANTKVILPWIMQSIGAPLYLISFLVPIKESGSLLPQLFIAAYIRKLPIRKWIWSLGSLLQALCMFGIAIVAWNMQGLSAGLAIIALLVGMSLARGLCSVAAKDVLGKTIPKTRRGALNGLSAMLAGLLVVVLGVYFLLNGEKPFSSQNFSILLSIAGLFWIFAAIVYALIKEFEGETDGGGNAFKVAISKLGILKTDKPFRLFVITRALFLCSVLSAPFFVIIAQQNSESNSYLLGLFILSSGLADLLSANFWGKFSDISSKKVMIIGATIATSVGFVVVFIDFFYDELFSIIWIMPIIYFILSIGYQGIRIGRKTYIVDLAQGNKRTDYVAVSNTLIGFILLLSGLIGTLSSLIGVSGIILLLSIIGVIAIYLANKLPEVQED, from the coding sequence TTGAAAAAAAAGATTGATAACTTATACTCAAAACTTGCAAATGAAGAAGATGCAAGAGTATGTAAAGCAATTGATGAAAGTGCTTGTAAAGTAGTTCCTGGTAACTTTTTTCTTACAATAATTAGTTATTTTTTTAGTAAACTAGCAGATGCTGTTGCTAATACAAAAGTTATACTTCCTTGGATAATGCAAAGTATTGGCGCTCCTTTATATTTAATAAGCTTTTTAGTTCCAATTAAAGAGTCAGGTTCACTCTTACCTCAACTATTTATTGCAGCATATATTAGAAAACTACCTATTAGAAAATGGATTTGGTCTTTAGGCTCTTTACTTCAAGCTCTTTGTATGTTTGGTATTGCAATTGTTGCTTGGAATATGCAAGGTTTAAGTGCAGGTCTTGCAATTATTGCTCTTCTTGTTGGTATGAGTTTAGCAAGGGGATTATGTTCAGTTGCTGCAAAAGATGTTTTAGGAAAAACTATTCCTAAAACAAGGCGTGGAGCTTTAAATGGTCTTTCAGCAATGCTTGCTGGTCTTTTAGTTGTTGTTTTGGGTGTATACTTTTTGCTAAATGGAGAAAAACCTTTTTCATCACAAAACTTTAGTATTCTTCTTTCAATTGCTGGCTTATTTTGGATTTTTGCAGCTATTGTTTATGCTTTAATAAAAGAGTTTGAAGGAGAAACAGATGGTGGAGGAAATGCTTTTAAAGTTGCTATTTCAAAACTAGGTATTTTAAAAACAGATAAGCCTTTTAGACTATTTGTAATTACAAGAGCTTTATTTTTATGTTCTGTATTATCTGCACCATTTTTTGTAATAATTGCTCAACAAAACTCTGAATCAAACTCTTATTTATTAGGTCTTTTTATACTCTCTAGTGGATTAGCTGATTTATTATCTGCAAATTTTTGGGGTAAGTTTTCTGATATTTCAAGTAAAAAAGTTATGATTATAGGAGCAACTATTGCCACAAGTGTTGGTTTTGTAGTTGTTTTTATAGACTTTTTCTATGATGAACTTTTTTCAATTATTTGGATTATGCCTATTATCTATTTTATTTTAAGTATTGGTTATCAAGGTATAAGAATAGGAAGAAAAACTTATATTGTTGATTTGGCCCAAGGAAATAAAAGAACTGATTATGTAGCTGTAAGTAATACACTAATAGGTTTTATTTTACTACTTAGTGGATTGATTGGAACATTAAGCTCACTTATTGGAGTTAGCGGAATCATTTTGTTGTTATCTATTATTGGAGTTATAGCAATATATCTTGCAAATAAACTTCCTGAAGTACAAGAAGATTAA
- the hisA gene encoding 1-(5-phosphoribosyl)-5-[(5-phosphoribosylamino)methylideneamino]imidazole-4-carboxamide isomerase: protein MDILPAIDLKDGKAVRLSKGLMDSAKIYSDEPWQVAKRFEELGSKWVHIVDLNGAFAGKPANLEQIKKIRENCNLKIELGGGIRDEETIKMYVELGVDRLILGSIAVKNPQFVKDMASKYNIAVGIDAKDGMVAVEGWAEVSNMKATDLANEFASAGVEAIICTDISKDGMLCGVNVEFTQDIALASKVDTIASGGVKDISDIINCKNNGNIAGVIVGKAFYEGSLDLEEAFKIL, encoded by the coding sequence ATGGATATATTACCAGCGATTGATTTAAAAGATGGGAAAGCTGTAAGATTGAGTAAAGGGCTTATGGATAGTGCAAAAATCTATTCAGATGAGCCTTGGCAAGTGGCAAAAAGGTTTGAAGAACTTGGAAGTAAATGGGTTCATATTGTTGATTTAAATGGAGCCTTTGCTGGAAAACCTGCCAATTTAGAACAAATTAAAAAAATTAGAGAAAATTGCAACTTAAAGATTGAACTTGGTGGTGGAATTAGAGATGAAGAGACTATCAAAATGTATGTAGAGCTTGGAGTTGATAGATTAATTTTAGGTTCTATTGCTGTAAAAAATCCTCAATTTGTTAAAGATATGGCTTCAAAATATAATATTGCAGTTGGAATTGATGCAAAAGATGGAATGGTTGCAGTTGAGGGTTGGGCAGAAGTATCTAATATGAAAGCAACAGATTTAGCAAATGAGTTTGCAAGTGCTGGAGTTGAAGCTATTATTTGTACAGATATTTCAAAAGATGGTATGCTTTGTGGAGTAAATGTAGAGTTTACACAAGATATTGCACTTGCTAGTAAAGTAGATACTATTGCTAGTGGTGGAGTAAAAGATATTTCTGATATTATAAACTGCAAAAACAATGGTAATATTGCTGGTGTTATTGTAGGAAAAGCCTTTTATGAAGGTAGTTTAGATTTAGAAGAAGCTTTTAAAATATTATAA
- a CDS encoding TIGR01777 family oxidoreductase, whose protein sequence is MKTIAITGASGFVGTSLRNFFEKQGYKVVAINREVLNNKQELQNIVSSSNIVINLAGANIINRWTKEYKELLYSSRINTTSNLVEAINSVETKPELLISTSAVGIYDNKDTYAEDGKYSDDFLSKLCQRWEEEAHKAQTNVSIFRFGIVLGKKGGAFAKMLTPFKLGLGGIIGSGKQAFSFIHIDDLLNAYKFVIDNNLTSTFNLTAPKPTTNLGLTRALGKALKKPTIFPVPEFALRLIFSEGAKVLTDGQDAVPKKLLDLGFEFKYKDIQETVDSLV, encoded by the coding sequence ATGAAAACTATAGCAATAACAGGTGCAAGTGGGTTTGTAGGAACTTCCCTTAGAAACTTCTTTGAAAAACAAGGTTATAAAGTAGTTGCTATAAATAGAGAAGTTTTAAATAATAAACAAGAACTTCAAAATATAGTATCATCAAGCAATATAGTTATAAATTTAGCAGGTGCAAATATCATAAATAGATGGACAAAAGAGTATAAGGAACTACTTTATTCAAGTAGAATAAATACTACTTCAAATTTAGTAGAAGCTATAAATAGTGTAGAAACAAAACCTGAATTACTTATTTCAACTTCTGCTGTTGGAATTTATGATAATAAAGACACTTATGCAGAAGATGGCAAATACTCAGATGATTTTTTATCAAAACTTTGTCAAAGATGGGAAGAAGAAGCACATAAAGCTCAAACAAATGTATCGATTTTTAGATTTGGTATAGTATTAGGTAAAAAAGGAGGAGCTTTTGCAAAAATGCTAACTCCTTTTAAACTTGGTCTTGGTGGAATAATAGGAAGTGGGAAACAAGCTTTCTCTTTTATTCATATTGATGATTTACTAAATGCTTATAAATTTGTAATTGACAATAACTTAACATCAACATTTAACCTAACAGCACCAAAACCTACAACAAATTTAGGTCTAACAAGAGCTTTAGGTAAAGCACTTAAAAAGCCTACAATTTTTCCAGTTCCAGAGTTTGCATTAAGATTGATTTTTAGTGAAGGTGCAAAAGTACTTACAGATGGACAAGATGCAGTACCTAAAAAATTATTAGATTTAGGATTTGAGTTTAAATATAAAGATATACAAGAAACAGTAGATAGTTTGGTTTAA
- the hisH gene encoding imidazole glycerol phosphate synthase subunit HisH: protein MIGIIDYNMGNLASVYNACHLLDTKASIIKDPEKLKNFSRIILPGVGAYGDAMEHLNSTGMKEAVMEFAKSGKPMIGICLGMQLLFESSQEFGHTEGLGLIKGKIEKFDKSKMHEDFKIPHMGWNTIENKQHKLFEGLKNPYLYFVHSYHAVTSEENIIGKTTYGYEFASAVNKDNIFGFQPHPEKSHDNGLKILENFINIKL, encoded by the coding sequence GTGATAGGAATTATTGATTATAATATGGGAAATCTTGCAAGTGTATATAATGCTTGCCATCTTTTGGATACTAAAGCATCGATTATAAAAGACCCAGAAAAGTTAAAAAACTTTAGTAGAATCATCTTGCCAGGAGTAGGTGCTTATGGTGATGCTATGGAACATCTAAACTCAACTGGCATGAAAGAGGCTGTAATGGAGTTTGCAAAAAGTGGAAAACCAATGATTGGAATTTGTCTTGGGATGCAACTACTTTTTGAAAGTTCACAAGAGTTTGGACACACTGAGGGTTTAGGGTTAATCAAAGGAAAAATTGAAAAATTTGACAAATCTAAAATGCATGAAGATTTCAAAATCCCACATATGGGATGGAACACTATTGAAAATAAGCAACACAAACTTTTTGAAGGTTTAAAAAACCCTTATCTTTACTTTGTACACTCTTATCATGCAGTTACAAGTGAAGAAAATATCATAGGTAAGACAACTTATGGATATGAGTTTGCAAGTGCTGTTAATAAAGATAATATCTTTGGTTTTCAGCCTCACCCTGAAAAATCTCATGATAATGGATTAAAAATTCTTGAAAACTTTATAAATATAAAATTATAA
- a CDS encoding ComF family protein — MRCISCEKLSFLIICKSCQEKYLEPSFHKREIDKNFFNYSFYALSDIEDLLNSKYYFYGDRIYNILANLSFKKFAQNFDFKYKVYAIPIDDHTRHEFSHTAILTKHLQSKYIQAKTNCLKATNKVKYAGKNLKYRQDNPRNFKLSNLYNQTTIICDDLITTGATILEAKKVLKKKNNQVIFSLTLADAKI; from the coding sequence ATGAGATGTATATCATGTGAAAAATTATCTTTTCTTATTATTTGTAAAAGTTGCCAAGAAAAATATCTTGAACCATCTTTTCATAAAAGAGAAATTGATAAGAATTTTTTTAATTACTCATTTTATGCTCTAAGTGATATAGAAGATTTATTAAACTCTAAATACTACTTTTATGGAGATAGAATTTATAATATATTAGCAAATTTATCTTTTAAAAAGTTTGCACAAAATTTTGATTTTAAATATAAAGTTTATGCAATACCAATTGATGATCATACAAGACATGAGTTTTCACATACTGCAATACTAACTAAACATCTACAATCAAAATATATACAAGCAAAAACAAACTGTTTAAAAGCAACAAATAAAGTAAAATATGCAGGAAAAAATTTAAAATATAGACAAGATAATCCAAGGAATTTCAAACTATCAAATTTATATAATCAAACAACAATTATATGTGATGATTTAATCACAACAGGTGCTACAATATTAGAAGCGAAAAAAGTTTTAAAGAAAAAAAATAATCAAGTTATCTTTTCTTTAACCCTAGCTGATGCAAAAATTTAG
- a CDS encoding YceI family protein yields the protein MKIKLLIGIFFLFAFVSLNAYELNGDLKVQWTGYKTEKKVGVSGTFKDVNLQIKKSDNFTKFLKSAKVKIDSLSLESGLEVRNKSMVNTLFSLKSSEKILAFISDVNTNTKSLTLKLTMNEVTKTVPMKYEIKDKKVIASGVIDILDYSMSESFAKFAKECFDLHKGKSFSEVTIAFELPFKK from the coding sequence ATGAAAATAAAATTACTAATTGGTATCTTTTTCTTATTTGCATTTGTATCTTTAAATGCATATGAGTTAAATGGTGACTTAAAAGTGCAATGGACAGGATATAAAACAGAAAAGAAAGTTGGTGTATCTGGAACATTTAAAGATGTTAATTTACAGATAAAAAAAAGTGATAATTTTACTAAGTTTTTAAAAAGTGCAAAAGTAAAAATTGACTCTTTAAGTTTAGAATCTGGTTTGGAAGTTAGAAATAAAAGTATGGTAAATACGCTTTTTTCTTTAAAAAGTTCAGAAAAAATTCTTGCTTTTATTTCAGATGTTAATACAAATACTAAAAGTTTAACATTGAAATTAACTATGAATGAAGTAACAAAAACTGTTCCTATGAAATATGAAATAAAAGATAAAAAAGTTATAGCAAGTGGTGTGATTGATATTTTAGATTATAGTATGAGTGAATCTTTTGCAAAATTTGCTAAAGAGTGTTTTGATTTGCATAAGGGTAAAAGTTTTTCAGAAGTTACTATTGCTTTTGAGTTACCTTTTAAAAAGTAA